The genomic DNA GATGCGCCGGATGCCGCGGACGACGCGAGTCGGGTGAAGGAGGACAGTGCTGACTGGTAGGCGGGGTCGTCAGAACCCGCGGTGCGCTGCCCGCGCGGGGCGACGCTTGCGGCGTTGTTGACGAACAGCGTCATCACAGTGCTGCTGGCCCGGTTGCTCACGCTGGCCGCGAGCTCCGCGATGGCGCGTTCGGTGTCGTGGCCAGGCTGGGTATCGGGACGGGCGGTGAGAGGAAACAGGTCCCGGATGGGTTTTTCGCTGTTGAGGTCTTCAGCCGTGATGACTTTCGGCTCCGTCTGTTTCCAGACATTCATCTCCCATGCGGCGACCGAGAGGTGGTCACCAGGCACCAGCATGTTTTTGACGAGCTGCCACGCGAGCTCGCGCGCTGCGAGGGCAGCCGATGGATCCTGGGGGTAGTGACTGGTGCTGAACGCCAGCAGCAGGTGGACGTGCTGTTTGGTGAGGTCACCACCGCGGCGCTGGACGCTGTCGATGATTTCCTGCTGTAGTTTCGTTTCGGCCTTGGTGATGGTGCGTGGTTCTACCCTAGTCGATAGGGGGGTGGATTGAGCTGCGGCCGGTGCCGACGCCATGGGAAGCAGCAGGACGGAAAGCAGAAGGGCCGGCGTTAGGTATGACTTCTTTACCGACGTCAAAGGTGAACTTTTTAACCGTTGCCTCATCATTACCTTAGATTATAGTTCATACCGCCTCATGCTACTAAGAAATTTGTGTTGGTGAGGACGCAAATGCATTATGACCCTGATCCGTGCTGTGCAAGGATGCAACCCGCTCCGGACGTTCGCGTTGCCTGGATCTCGTTGACGCGACTCAGAGGTCCGGTCCTCTTGCACCTAGACTGGCACAATTGAGGAACGGGGAGCCCTGAGGCGTGGTCTGCACCCTGGAATCTGGACGGATTGAACTGTTTCCGCGCGCCGAAGCCGAGGTTCGTCTGAGCTTGGCTTTGAGTGCAGGCTAGCCCTGCGATAGCTCAATCACCTTCTCTCCGAGGTCCAGCTTCGCTCACCAGTTGGCGAGGGCATCCGGCAATGCCGTGTCGCTCCACTTCGCATAGACCCGGGTCGTGTCCAGGCTGGCGTGGCCGAGGTGGCGGGCGGCATGTTCGAGACTGCCGGTCTGGCGGACCAGGCGGGTGCCGGCGTAGTGCCGAAACGCGTGCCAGCCGCGGTATCGGGTGCTGGCCCGGGCGGCGATGACTTTCAGGCGTTGCCGGGCGGCGCTCTGGGTGCCGCCGATGACGGGGTCGGTGCGGGGGAGGGTCTGGAGTGACTGGATGAGGCTCCGGGTGAGGGCGACCCGACGGAGTTTGCCGCCTTTGCCGTGGCGGACGGTGAGCAGGCCGCCCTGGAGGTCCACGTCCGCCCACTGGAGGGTCAGAGCTTCTTCGATGCGCAGGCCAGCGTGGGCACAGAGGAGAATGAGCGCCTGATCGGGTAGTTGGCTGGAACTATGCCCGACACCACTGAAATGGGAGCGTCCGGGGCCTATCCCCGGACGTGTCAAAAGAGCTCCCACTCGAGAGTTTCGTCTGTCAGAACCCCGCCTGTCCA from Deinococcus depolymerans includes the following:
- a CDS encoding site-specific integrase; the encoded protein is MGALLTRPGIGPGRSHFSGVGHSSSQLPDQALILLCAHAGLRIEEALTLQWADVDLQGGLLTVRHGKGGKLRRVALTRSLIQSLQTLPRTDPVIGGTQSAARQRLKVIAARASTRYRGWHAFRHYAGTRLVRQTGSLEHAARHLGHASLDTTRVYAKWSDTALPDALANW